GTACGATCATCGTTACCGGAAGCATCGCCAAAAAGACGGCCGCCGGTAAGAAGTATGGGGATTTTTTGGAATCAGCCTTTTCCGAGAACCGCATCATAGGCTTCCTTACCGATCGCGGAGATTAAGTCCTGTTCCAGTTCGGAAAAAATTCCCTGATTCAATAGAAAGACCTGTTTGGATTCCGCGAGGATGGCCTGTTTTTGTTCTTCGTTTACCGGAAGAGAATCCAGAGCCGCGCGATAGTTTTGTTTGAATCCGTTGATGTCTTCGATGGCCGGAAATTCGTAAAAGGAAATTCCTTTTCCTTCCGGTAAAGCAAGAGCTCTTGCCGCGACCTTTTTCAAAATTTGTCCGCCGGAAAGATCTCCCAGATAACGAACGTAAGAATGAGCCGCTAAAAGTTCCGGATTCGATTTTGAAATTTTACGAATTCTTTCCACGTAGGTTTGTGTCGCAGGCGTCGGTTTGTGATCGGCCGCTTTCCAACTTCCGTAAAAGAATTGTAGGTCTTCTAAAAGTGCGTTTTTACGATAAAGGCCCGGGAAGTGAATCGATTTCAAAACTGCGTTGTCCGCGTTGCGTTCGATTTCTTCTTCCATAGCTTCGTAAACAAAGTAGAAGGCTTCCAGATGTCTTGCGTAGGTTCCTTTTTCTAAAACTCCCTTCATAAAACAACGAATGAAAGCGGAACTTTCTGCCGCTTTGTGTTCTTCGGATGTTCCTTCTCGAAGGATGGTTGCTAAACTCATTGCGTATCTCCTGACAATACTGTGACAATTCTTTCAAGTTGATACTGAGAATCAAACTTATTTTTCTAAAAAGGTCGTGTTCTGTAAAAATGTGGGAACTCATACAACTCGATTTGTGGGAGTTCCCACACAACGTTTATTGAATTGACATGGACAAGCGAGGGAATTGAGAATTAAGAGGGCTCTCTGTAGCCATTCTTCGAATGAAAGTGGAAGATAAAAAATCAGCCCTCCGAAACACAAAACAAAAGGGGGAAATCTTAAAAGTCCTTGAGGCCGCCAAAGGTCCTTTATCGATCAAGGAAATCTACGAACTGTCTCGAAAGAACTTGGACAACCTGGGAATCGCAACCGTCTACAGAGCGGTCAATCATCTCATGGAAACCGGAGCGATCAACGAGATCCATTTACCCGGAGAATCCTCTCGATTCGAAGCGAGCCATTTACACCACCATCATCACTTTCACTGCAAACAATGCGACCGAGTCTATGACATAGAGATCTGTCCGTTTCCTCTGGACAAAAGTCCGAAAGGATTTACCGTGGACACCCATGAGATCATTCTCTATGGAACTTGTTCCGACTGTAATTCCAAGGCAAAATGAATTCCGAATCTAAACTCAAAATCAAAACAATCTGGATTTCTCTTCTTCTACTACTCGGATTTGTCTTTATCGATCGAATTCTGTTTCCGATCGTGTTGTTCGAATTTCCGAACGAACTCGAATGGGATACTTCTCCTTGGTATAACTTTCTTCACAAACGCAGAAACATAAAATTCGAAACCGACGAAAAAGGAATTCTCGTAACCGGAAGTAGCGTCGCGCTTTATTCCGCTTATCCCGAACAAATCGAAAAAGAGATCCGCGAATCCAAAACAAAGGACGCGGAAAAATTCAGAACGGAATTCTATTCTCATCCCGCGTTATCGCCCACGGATTTTTATTATTACTCGGACGACATTCTTTCAAAAAAGCCGGAACTGGTCGTCTACGTATTGAATCCAGCCGATTTACAATTGGATTATATTCAAAAAACAGAATATTCTTCCGGCGCAAGTTTCGACGAAGCCGCGAGAATGAAGGACTACAAGATCCGTCATCAGAATCGTTTTATTTTTCCGGGGGATTTTCTCGCGGACCACTGGAAACAATACACCAAGGGAGAATTTTTCTCGCAACTCGCGAAGGCGTCGATTCTTCTCAATCGTTTTAGAAGTTTCTTATACGATCCTTGGACCGAATACATGGAACATCATACGAGAACTATGCGTTCCTATCATTATTATACGGGTTCGATGCCGAAAGAGGGAATCTTTCTCAGAGGATGGACACCTCCGCAATTTACGATCGAATGCGAACTCAAAGACGGCAAGTTGTCGGAAGAAATTTTCGTACAAAAGCCCGGAATCAAGGTTGTAATCGAAGAACTCTCGTCGACCGTCCCGAGCGACAAATACTATAAACCGACGGATCCTTTACACGAGGAAACGTATTCTAAACCGGGCTGGAAACCTCTGGAGATAGAATTCGAAGACGTTCCCGGAGTTAAAACGAAATTCGTAAACCTGCGTTTCACTGTTTCTCCAACCACAAGTTCCGACGAAGTCGACGCGAGAATTTTCGGAATCCCCGCCACATACGGAATTCGCCTAACACAGAATTTTTGTCGTAACGAAATCAGAACGAACATTTCTTACGAAAGGATTCACGGCTTGGACGACGATCGAATCGAAACCATGTCCGACGAAGATTATTTGAAGGATTATGAAAAACGTCTTTACTACAATCCGGAAAACGAAGGCGCCCTCAATCGATTGAAAAAAGTTCAGAAGAACAAGGAGATCCTCGGAAATTCTTCTTACTTCACTTGGTCCGAAATCGATTTTCTGAATCAAACGATCGAAAAGTTCAAAACAAATGGGACAAAATTGATCATCGTCAATTCTCCCGAAAATCCGATCGAAAGTAAATATTATAAAAATGGAAACTGGTATAAGGGTTATCTGAACTTTTTGAATTCTCATCAGGGGAAGAATTTCGGTTTTTACGATCTCAAGGACGCGATCCCCGATAAAAAATCCTTCTTGGATCCGCACCACCTAACATACAACGCGGCCAAACGCGGTTCGTCCCTTTATACGGAACTCATCTTGGAATTTTTAAACGATCCTCAACGGAATTCGGAACGGAAAGAATGAAACCGGAAAGATCGAGTTTGTTCATTTCAAAAATTCGATCTACATTCGAAAATCCTCTACTGATCCTTCCTTTATTTTTCACGTTATACGCTCTTGCTTCGATTTTGATTTGGAAAAAATACGACTGGAATCCCAGTTCCCAAATCAACTTCGGAATGCAATTCGTGATACAAAACCCGGAACAAACTCCGAAAGGTGCGGTCGTATTTTTAGGCCGGCCCGGGGATCTGGGAGCGGGTTACGACGGACAAATCTTTTATTATTACTCGAGAATGTTAAGCGAATTCCATTTAAACTGGCCGAAGGGATTCGAAGAAAACATACGGGCTCCCAGAATCGGTTATCCTCTTTTAGTTTCAATTTTTGGAATATTCGGAACCTGGGGGACCGTTTTCGGAACGTATCTCCTAAATTTTGCGGTGATCTTGATCTCTTGGTTTTTGCTCCGAGATCTTTGCGGTGAAAAGTATAGAATCTATTCGAGTTTTTATCTTTTCTCTCCGTTCTTTCTGGGAAGTTATGCGCTTTTGGTGAGCGACGCGGTTCTTACCGGATTTTTGGTCCTCACGTTTTGGTTTTATAAGAAGGAAAAGTGGATTTGGTTTTTCCTATTCGGCGGATTTTCCATCCTCATTAAGGAACAGGCTCTCTTTCTTCTTTTTCCGTTGGGAATCGGATCGCTCATCAATCGTAACTTCAAACATTCGATCTGGATTCTCTCCACGTTGTTGTTGCCCTTTTGCTGGGGGCTTTTCCTAAAAATCCAATTCCCGAACTGGTCTCCGGCGAGGTTTACGGATTTTTTCGCTCCGCTGGACGGCTTTATCGGCTATTGGAAAGAGATCAAGGAACTTGGAATATTCTCCTTTTTGAATGTTCCTGATTTTGAAACCGGACTTACCCTTTTTGCGAAGAAGTTTTCGAGAGTTCCGATTTTTCTTTTATTTGTCACAGGATTGTTCGTTTTCGGAAGCGGAGATTGGAAACGGGGAATCGCGGAAAGACTTTCGTTTTTTATGGTATTGTTTTCGATCTTTTCCGCGGGTTACGTTCTGTATTGGTCGTCTTATGAAAACGTATCCAGGATGTTCACCGTGTCGATCGCGTTTTTGATCTTTTGGAAATTGGAAGATGATTCGATCCGCGACGGGACGTTTTGGATCGTAGTAGGAAGTATATTTTTCTTATTCTTGTTTAAGCTGGCGTTTATCTCGACGACGTTACCTTTTGAAATTTGGAAATAAGCCGTAAGTCACGCGATCCACGACAGCCTTCGAGTTTACTGACTTGTGGGTTTTCAGGAAATTTCTAGATAGTTTCCGCTGGTTTCGACAAAATCGAAATAGCTTCGCTTCTGATTAGTTTCCGTTTTCGGAAAATCGAATCTTATAACTTTTATAGATTCGATCGTTGATCTCTCCGAGTTTGCCCCTATCCAAAGCGATTTCCGTTCCGTCGTCCAAAGAAATCAATGCAAAACCAGATTTTCCTTCCCGAATATTCTTTCGTAGATCCTGAACCGATTTCACTTCTTGTCCGTCGATTTTTTCGACGATCTTAAAACTCAAATCGTGAAACCCGTTGTTCGATTCGTCCGGAAGCACCTGAGATAGAAGAACGATCTTACCTACGTCTCCTTCCTTCTCATGAAACTTATAATAGTCGTAAAGATACAGAAGTTTACGATCGACTCTGGATCTCCAATCCTTTCCCCATTCTTCCAATAAAGGTTCGGATAGTTCAAGGAAAACAAAACCGCCTTCCACGGCGAAGTCGTTCGAAGCGGGAATGTTTTTAAACGGAATTCGAACCGCAGAATGAGGGAAGGGTTTCAACTTCATGCTGAGGTTGATCTTCTTCTTATCTCTCAAAACAAGAATCGGAATTTCTTTTCCCAAAGAATAACCGAACGCGTCCCCCGCGTGCGCCAAGAAGGAAAGAACTTGTTTACCATAAAGCGGATGATCGATATAACCCTTCGAGTCCACGTTCTTTCCGCCGAACTCGAGAATGACGTCTTCCAATTTCAGAACTCCGCTCGCGGATGAACCAGGAATCAAATCCGCAACCAGAATGCCCGAATCCGATTCTTCCATTCCGTAATATCTTTTAACGGAACCGTCCGTGATCGGGCGAAAACGAAATCCCTTATAACCGAATACGTTCGTCCCCGGAGTATTTAAGAATTTTTGAATGATAAAGGACGGAATGATTCTTCCGGAATTTTTTCCGGAAGTAAAATCGTAAAGAAGACCGGATACTTTTCCGTTTTCGATTACGACCTCGCCGAATCCGTTCAGACCCTCGCTTGAGCTTACATCCACAACCGGAAGTTCCACTTGTCCGAGCGGCATTTGATCCATGTCCATACTCAAAAGAGAAATCGCCGTCGCTTGAATCGAACCGGAGTTATCCAGCTGATAAACGTTTGCTTGTTTCGGGAAAACGGAGATCGGTGAAAACTCGAGAGGAACAAGATCGTCGAAGAAATTTTTCTTTTCAACTCGAAGAAGGGCAAGATTGGATTCTGGATCGTAACGAAACACGACCGCTTTCATTTCCGAATAAGAGGAATATTTTTTCACCTCGACCAATGTGGCATCGGGTAAAAGAGAATAGGGGATCAGAATCCGATTGCCTTCGGTTACGACTCCGACACCTCTTCGAACCCTAGGATTTTTTTTCTTCCAAGGTTGATGATACTCGGGTTCTTGAAACGTAACCTTGATCTGTACGATACTTTTGTGATAAAGATCGTGACTCGTTTTCGATCGAGCGGGAGCTTCCGTCTTTTCCGAACCGGAAGTTTCGTTTTTCTGAGATTCTTTTTTGCCCTTGGGCTCCTTCGTTTTAGAGGATTTTTTTTTAATGAGAAGAAGGTCCGATTCTCCCTTGGGGGTAACTTCGGCAGAAACCGCAAACGTCGGCAAAATGAAAACGAGTAAGAATACGAGTATGATCCGGGATTTAAACATTAGATTTTCCTTAACTATTCCAGGCCGTATGTTTTGCGGATTTTTTCGTCCGCCTTTTCGGCCTCTTCGCGGTTTAAAACGAGTGGAACCTGAACGTCCAAAAACTTCAGACGCAGATACTTATCCTTGGATTCCTTCAGAATTTTCTGAAGATCGCTCAACTCGGAAACCGGGATTCCGTTCACCGATTCCAAAACGAGATTCACGAAATAGTCCGAGGAAGAATTCACCGGATGAGAAAGTTTGCGATATAAGACGACGTCCGTTCTTTTGTTTCGATTGAGACCGTCTTCTATGAAATAAAAAAACCTGTATAAAAGTTGGCTTCCACCCGAAGTGTTTCCGCCTCGACTCCAACTCGTGATGAGATCTCGGGACATTTCCTGAAAAAGAAGTCCGCCGATCATTTCAAACGCATAAGGTTTGTCGTATTGATTTCTCATAAAGTCAAAGTCGGGCATACGACGCGCGGGAAAAGAAACCGAGATCTCTTTTCCGTTTCGATACAACTTAAAGGAAATCTTATCTCCCGCGTGTTTGTTGTCCACGATCTCGACAAAGTCCACTCTAGCGTCCTTGTCCTGCATCACGGTTCCGTTTTTTCCGATCGGAAATCCGTCGATCTCCGTAAGAAAATCACCTTCCTTCAAAAACTTTTCAGCCGAACCGTTTTTCAGGATTCTAGAAACAAAAACACCTTCGAGATGATCCGGAATTCCTTTGGCCTTTCTCAAAGAAACGTTAAACGAATTGAGGGTTCTCACACCGAGTTCGACGTAACCGTCGTATTTTCCGTCCTCTATATCCGTAAGGAAATGACGTATAACGTTGGTGGGAATCAGATAACCGATATTCTCGCCTTTGGTTGCGACTTGAAACGCGACTCCGACCACTTTGTCGTCCTGAATCGCGGGACCGCCCGAGTTACCCGGATTGATCGCGGCGTCCACTTGCAAAACCAAATGGCTGTCCACCGCCGAATGAGAATAAACCGATTGATCCTTTCTCGACACGATCCCTCTCGTAACGGAAACCTTGTTTCCTCCGATCGGATAACCGACCACGATCAAAGGAGAATTGAGTTCCGGAATTTCACCGAGTTGAAGATCTCTCGAGTCCTTATAGAAGTCCGCGCTTTCGGCTTCGAGCACCGCCAAATCGCAGTCA
The Leptospira barantonii genome window above contains:
- a CDS encoding heme oxygenase (biliverdin-producing); translation: MSLATILREGTSEEHKAAESSAFIRCFMKGVLEKGTYARHLEAFYFVYEAMEEEIERNADNAVLKSIHFPGLYRKNALLEDLQFFYGSWKAADHKPTPATQTYVERIRKISKSNPELLAAHSYVRYLGDLSGGQILKKVAARALALPEGKGISFYEFPAIEDINGFKQNYRAALDSLPVNEEQKQAILAESKQVFLLNQGIFSELEQDLISAIGKEAYDAVLGKG
- a CDS encoding Fur family transcriptional regulator — its product is MEDKKSALRNTKQKGEILKVLEAAKGPLSIKEIYELSRKNLDNLGIATVYRAVNHLMETGAINEIHLPGESSRFEASHLHHHHHFHCKQCDRVYDIEICPFPLDKSPKGFTVDTHEIILYGTCSDCNSKAK
- a CDS encoding AZOBR_p60025 family cell surface glycopolymer formation protein, which gives rise to MKPERSSLFISKIRSTFENPLLILPLFFTLYALASILIWKKYDWNPSSQINFGMQFVIQNPEQTPKGAVVFLGRPGDLGAGYDGQIFYYYSRMLSEFHLNWPKGFEENIRAPRIGYPLLVSIFGIFGTWGTVFGTYLLNFAVILISWFLLRDLCGEKYRIYSSFYLFSPFFLGSYALLVSDAVLTGFLVLTFWFYKKEKWIWFFLFGGFSILIKEQALFLLFPLGIGSLINRNFKHSIWILSTLLLPFCWGLFLKIQFPNWSPARFTDFFAPLDGFIGYWKEIKELGIFSFLNVPDFETGLTLFAKKFSRVPIFLLFVTGLFVFGSGDWKRGIAERLSFFMVLFSIFSAGYVLYWSSYENVSRMFTVSIAFLIFWKLEDDSIRDGTFWIVVGSIFFLFLFKLAFISTTLPFEIWK
- a CDS encoding PDZ domain-containing protein — translated: MFKSRIILVFLLVFILPTFAVSAEVTPKGESDLLLIKKKSSKTKEPKGKKESQKNETSGSEKTEAPARSKTSHDLYHKSIVQIKVTFQEPEYHQPWKKKNPRVRRGVGVVTEGNRILIPYSLLPDATLVEVKKYSSYSEMKAVVFRYDPESNLALLRVEKKNFFDDLVPLEFSPISVFPKQANVYQLDNSGSIQATAISLLSMDMDQMPLGQVELPVVDVSSSEGLNGFGEVVIENGKVSGLLYDFTSGKNSGRIIPSFIIQKFLNTPGTNVFGYKGFRFRPITDGSVKRYYGMEESDSGILVADLIPGSSASGVLKLEDVILEFGGKNVDSKGYIDHPLYGKQVLSFLAHAGDAFGYSLGKEIPILVLRDKKKINLSMKLKPFPHSAVRIPFKNIPASNDFAVEGGFVFLELSEPLLEEWGKDWRSRVDRKLLYLYDYYKFHEKEGDVGKIVLLSQVLPDESNNGFHDLSFKIVEKIDGQEVKSVQDLRKNIREGKSGFALISLDDGTEIALDRGKLGEINDRIYKSYKIRFSENGN
- a CDS encoding trypsin-like peptidase domain-containing protein; amino-acid sequence: MARFEIQAVESPLPFDELRKGVVQIRVYSQAVNPFSPWTTDTVRASSGTGFLIGNKRILTNAHVVSNAKFVQVQRYNQTEWYSVKILHLAHDCDLAVLEAESADFYKDSRDLQLGEIPELNSPLIVVGYPIGGNKVSVTRGIVSRKDQSVYSHSAVDSHLVLQVDAAINPGNSGGPAIQDDKVVGVAFQVATKGENIGYLIPTNVIRHFLTDIEDGKYDGYVELGVRTLNSFNVSLRKAKGIPDHLEGVFVSRILKNGSAEKFLKEGDFLTEIDGFPIGKNGTVMQDKDARVDFVEIVDNKHAGDKISFKLYRNGKEISVSFPARRMPDFDFMRNQYDKPYAFEMIGGLLFQEMSRDLITSWSRGGNTSGGSQLLYRFFYFIEDGLNRNKRTDVVLYRKLSHPVNSSSDYFVNLVLESVNGIPVSELSDLQKILKESKDKYLRLKFLDVQVPLVLNREEAEKADEKIRKTYGLE